A DNA window from Bacteroides cellulosilyticus contains the following coding sequences:
- a CDS encoding O-antigen ligase family protein has product MEKVFRQIKILSIGKMICSIGISLLLLGVINTTFISFSTHDLSFFIYPLSWAILCLTVVLSFLKFFIRRKKCFQFVVTDLLVIILLGYWLLRYDFDLQLANWKLFLFGELCILWFSIRMLLECNLISVEKISWVLLSTGLIQSVWGILQLYGFCESNHSKFDITGSFFNPGPYSGYIAIMVPVSLYLFLSTKCTKRYVALFFLAVLLCILPAGMSRSAWIGAIVSSVIVLFWQNNWMKYWYLKRKLSVLCLVVGVVGIAAGSYLMFNLKKDSACGRLFIWGNTACAIWKKPVFGYGSCMFPLAYAQEQTDRFRSGKYTATEERVAGNPEYAFNEYLQILVEGGCLLLFGVVVIMAYALSGGIKRRDYGLCGGLISLLIFAFSSYPFQYPAFCVVAVIIVASLSTKRAIGVGNNVYGHCVLVFLVAASIFLLFLQDVPKGVIEKLDKCRYLRSTDALEIAEKGYAMLYPDLKHNADFVYEYGLCLSQQKKYLESNDLLRRSILLRCNYQCYNALGGNSQQQKNYEQAEKYYYDAIYLLPNRIYSYYRLFLLYAQPEFYQPDKLKQMAKIVLTKRPKVYSKAIEEMRGEVKVILKEHGLNLSN; this is encoded by the coding sequence ATGGAAAAAGTATTTCGACAAATAAAGATATTGTCCATTGGGAAAATGATATGTTCAATAGGGATAAGTCTACTGTTATTGGGAGTGATAAACACTACATTTATATCATTCTCAACTCACGATTTATCTTTCTTCATATATCCTTTATCTTGGGCTATTCTTTGTCTGACAGTAGTATTAAGTTTCCTGAAATTCTTTATTAGAAGGAAAAAATGCTTTCAGTTTGTTGTTACCGACTTGTTAGTTATTATCTTATTGGGATATTGGCTTTTAAGATATGATTTTGATCTCCAATTGGCAAACTGGAAGCTTTTCCTTTTTGGGGAGCTCTGTATCCTTTGGTTTTCAATCAGAATGTTGCTTGAATGCAATCTCATTTCTGTGGAGAAAATTTCTTGGGTATTGTTGAGTACCGGTCTAATTCAGTCAGTATGGGGAATCCTGCAATTGTATGGTTTCTGTGAGTCTAATCATAGCAAATTTGATATAACAGGTTCTTTTTTTAATCCGGGTCCTTATTCCGGCTACATCGCTATAATGGTACCCGTATCTCTTTATCTGTTTCTATCAACTAAATGCACGAAGCGATATGTTGCATTATTCTTTTTAGCAGTCTTGTTGTGCATACTGCCTGCCGGGATGAGCAGATCGGCATGGATTGGAGCAATAGTCTCTTCTGTTATTGTTCTATTTTGGCAAAATAATTGGATGAAGTATTGGTATTTGAAAAGAAAGTTGTCCGTTCTTTGTCTTGTAGTGGGTGTTGTTGGAATAGCAGCAGGAAGTTACCTAATGTTTAATCTGAAAAAAGATTCTGCATGTGGGCGTTTGTTTATTTGGGGAAATACGGCTTGTGCTATATGGAAAAAGCCGGTTTTCGGGTACGGAAGTTGTATGTTTCCGCTTGCTTATGCCCAAGAACAGACTGATAGATTTCGTTCGGGTAAATATACGGCAACAGAAGAAAGAGTAGCGGGAAATCCTGAATATGCTTTCAACGAGTATTTGCAGATTCTGGTAGAAGGAGGATGTCTTTTGCTATTCGGGGTTGTGGTGATTATGGCATATGCGCTGAGTGGTGGAATTAAGAGGCGAGATTATGGATTATGTGGCGGGCTTATTTCATTATTGATATTCGCATTTTCTTCTTATCCTTTCCAATATCCGGCCTTTTGTGTTGTTGCAGTTATTATAGTGGCAAGCTTGAGCACTAAAAGGGCTATTGGCGTTGGGAATAATGTATATGGGCACTGTGTTTTGGTATTTTTGGTAGCTGCTTCTATCTTTTTGCTCTTTTTGCAGGATGTACCCAAAGGTGTGATAGAAAAATTGGACAAATGCCGTTATCTAAGGTCAACCGATGCATTGGAAATTGCGGAGAAGGGATATGCTATGCTCTATCCTGATTTGAAGCATAATGCCGATTTCGTATATGAATATGGTTTGTGCTTATCTCAACAGAAAAAATATCTTGAATCGAATGATTTATTAAGACGTTCTATATTGTTGAGATGTAATTATCAATGCTATAATGCTTTGGGGGGTAATAGCCAGCAACAAAAAAACTATGAACAGGCAGAGAAATATTATTATGATGCTATTTATCTGTTACCTAATAGAATTTATTCATATTATCGGCTGTTTCTGCTTTATGCGCAGCCCGAATTTTATCAACCGGATAAACTGAAACAAATGGCAAAAATCGTATTAACTAAACGTCCGAAAGTTTATTCAAAAGCCATTGAAGAGATGAGAGGGGAAGTGAAAGTGATTTTAAAAGAACATGGATTGAATTTATCTAATTAA
- the lepB gene encoding signal peptidase I produces MEVRKMKRIGKKLMYMALSLFVIFQVYLFIRFYWIVSCFIPTYSMAPTLLGGDYIIVSMQIPGRRIMNSDSGRLLVHRLKGQREVQRNDVVVFNFPYAEDKEKMIISMNTFYCKRCVGVPGDTCRWCEATGVREVYLPKIGDVLHIDSCNYEHYYKCIEYETGKEMSLKMGQVYLEDSLLESFRFNHKYYFMRGDNFNHSYDSRGWGILPDDFILGVGQMIWFSKDEVTNRISWNRMFRRIE; encoded by the coding sequence ATGGAAGTACGGAAAATGAAGCGAATAGGAAAGAAATTGATGTATATGGCTTTAAGCTTATTTGTTATATTTCAAGTTTATCTATTTATTAGGTTTTACTGGATTGTATCTTGTTTCATTCCTACGTATTCTATGGCGCCAACTTTATTAGGAGGAGATTATATTATTGTTTCTATGCAAATACCAGGGCGTAGAATAATGAATTCGGATTCAGGAAGGCTGCTAGTGCATAGATTGAAGGGACAACGTGAAGTACAGAGGAATGATGTAGTTGTTTTTAATTTTCCTTATGCTGAAGATAAAGAAAAGATGATAATCAGTATGAATACATTTTATTGTAAACGTTGTGTAGGAGTTCCAGGCGACACTTGCAGATGGTGCGAAGCTACAGGTGTGCGAGAGGTGTATTTACCTAAGATTGGAGATGTACTACATATTGATTCGTGCAATTATGAACATTATTATAAATGTATAGAGTATGAAACGGGGAAAGAGATGAGCTTGAAAATGGGGCAAGTCTATCTGGAGGACTCTTTGCTGGAAAGTTTCCGTTTTAATCATAAGTATTATTTTATGCGTGGTGACAATTTTAACCATTCGTATGATTCACGTGGTTGGGGGATATTACCAGATGATTTTATTTTGGGTGTAGGACAGATGATTTGGTTTTCGAAAGATGAAGTGACGAATAGGATTAGTTGGAATAGAATGTTTCGAAGAATTGAATGA
- a CDS encoding 6-bladed beta-propeller: MRKYLLLLLVILAGCSTSVERDGQNLKVIDVPLRSSNHEIRMSSFVDSISYIPFETKDECLIGFVDKIVATNDYYYVGIINHKESDTYMEAAGYKQNAVVNDMDDMAVFIPLTTYKNAVYSCISPGRFVESKAFGKQVELDDNPIIVKFELK; this comes from the coding sequence ATGCGAAAATATTTACTGTTGTTATTAGTGATATTGGCCGGATGTTCAACTTCGGTAGAAAGGGATGGTCAGAACTTGAAAGTAATTGATGTTCCTTTGCGAAGTAGCAATCATGAAATAAGGATGTCTTCATTTGTGGATTCAATTTCGTATATTCCTTTTGAAACAAAAGATGAATGTTTGATAGGTTTTGTTGACAAGATTGTGGCGACGAATGATTATTATTATGTGGGAATTATTAACCATAAGGAATCGGATACCTATATGGAAGCAGCAGGCTATAAACAAAATGCAGTGGTAAATGATATGGATGATATGGCTGTTTTTATTCCGTTGACGACTTATAAGAATGCTGTGTACAGTTGTATATCTCCGGGACGATTTGTCGAATCCAAAGCTTTCGGAAAGCAAGTGGAATTAGATGATAACCCGATTATCGTTAAATTTGAGTTGAAATGA
- a CDS encoding 6-bladed beta-propeller translates to MKKNACLLYLLLIIISACTNTQSRRVQTDEIYIAQSGEKVLKMSELVKNIRYVKLETTSDNLIGTVSQLIPLKDKYLVVDNSASKQVLLFDATGRFITHISRVGVAPGEYVTITSVAVDEEEERIFIADMGTGNILVYDMRGEYLDKIGVDFSVKDIVYVGSNKMACYCDYMERKEQDGQVPILILYDLRTGDKQILLSADSRIGPQEIVHANQSMYKAANGASLAYPLDPNIYLIDSLGIQQKFYVNWGEDFCKKRERYVEMLKEEEVPIEEIFQNRKTNFPNLLTVLCSDDFFCILYNNLSEMKIGVGFYNFQSQNYIGGYAMERFPIKNDIDNGFYINPIAIKGHDLYTIIESYNLSSVEPKVSALVDLKEKVSGDDNPIIMITEMKME, encoded by the coding sequence ATGAAAAAGAATGCTTGTTTGTTATACTTGTTACTTATAATTATAAGTGCTTGTACGAATACTCAGTCTCGTAGAGTGCAGACTGATGAAATATATATTGCTCAGTCAGGCGAGAAGGTGCTAAAAATGTCTGAGTTGGTAAAGAATATACGCTATGTAAAGCTGGAAACTACTTCTGATAATTTGATTGGCACTGTTAGTCAATTGATACCTTTAAAAGATAAGTATTTGGTAGTTGATAATTCTGCATCTAAGCAAGTCCTTTTGTTCGATGCTACAGGGCGTTTCATTACTCATATTTCTCGTGTGGGGGTGGCTCCCGGAGAATATGTGACGATTACCAGTGTAGCTGTGGATGAAGAAGAAGAACGTATTTTTATTGCTGATATGGGTACTGGAAATATATTGGTTTATGATATGAGAGGTGAATATTTAGACAAAATAGGTGTTGATTTCTCGGTGAAAGATATTGTTTATGTTGGTAGTAACAAAATGGCATGTTATTGTGATTATATGGAAAGAAAGGAGCAGGATGGCCAGGTACCTATTTTGATATTATATGACCTGAGAACAGGTGATAAGCAAATATTGTTATCTGCAGATAGTAGGATCGGTCCTCAAGAAATAGTCCATGCTAATCAGTCTATGTATAAAGCTGCCAATGGTGCTTCTTTAGCTTATCCTTTAGATCCTAACATTTATTTAATAGACTCTTTAGGTATTCAACAAAAATTTTATGTGAATTGGGGAGAAGACTTTTGTAAGAAAAGAGAGCGTTATGTAGAGATGTTAAAAGAAGAAGAGGTGCCCATTGAGGAGATTTTTCAAAATAGAAAAACAAATTTTCCTAATTTACTTACTGTCTTATGTAGTGATGATTTTTTTTGTATTTTGTATAATAATCTATCTGAAATGAAAATTGGAGTGGGATTTTATAATTTTCAAAGTCAAAATTATATAGGTGGATATGCTATGGAGCGTTTCCCTATCAAAAATGATATAGATAATGGATTCTATATTAATCCTATTGCAATCAAAGGACATGATTTGTACACTATCATTGAATCTTACAACTTAAGCAGTGTGGAACCAAAGGTTTCAGCACTTGTTGATTTGAAAGAAAAAGTATCTGGTGATGATAATCCTATAATAATGATAACAGAAATGAAAATGGAATGA
- a CDS encoding peroxiredoxin family protein, which produces MKRATFLLVILIGLLSVGLIYSIRDAMHKDVQIAKQSETLEVQKQMLTLLSGNMKMHYVYSECQLPDMTLLDKDRNAIKLSALLNGEDKVVFKFSSTNCSSCIQHSFSSVRKLMGKLAKDKLIIIADNSNRRELQALVNSLSLSLPVYLTEDTVFHNILEKENVPFFFVIGEDLRMKDLFIPMKELPDLSDLYYRIIWKKYFDK; this is translated from the coding sequence ATGAAAAGAGCAACATTTCTTTTAGTAATATTGATAGGATTATTGAGCGTAGGACTCATTTACTCTATACGTGATGCTATGCATAAGGATGTTCAAATAGCGAAACAATCTGAAACTCTGGAAGTCCAAAAGCAAATGCTTACATTGTTATCTGGAAATATGAAGATGCATTATGTATATTCGGAATGCCAGTTGCCAGATATGACATTGTTAGACAAAGATCGAAACGCTATCAAATTGTCCGCTTTGTTGAATGGAGAGGATAAGGTTGTTTTTAAATTTTCATCAACCAATTGCAGCTCATGCATTCAACATAGTTTTTCGTCTGTTAGGAAACTAATGGGGAAGCTAGCGAAGGATAAACTAATTATAATAGCAGATAACTCTAATCGTAGAGAATTACAGGCATTGGTAAATAGCTTGTCGCTAAGTCTTCCTGTTTATTTGACAGAAGATACAGTGTTTCATAATATTTTGGAAAAAGAAAATGTACCTTTCTTTTTTGTAATTGGAGAAGATCTGCGAATGAAAGATTTATTTATTCCAATGAAAGAATTGCCTGATCTCTCTGATTTATATTACCGAATTATATGGAAAAAGTATTTCGACAAATAA
- a CDS encoding efflux RND transporter periplasmic adaptor subunit, which yields MIKTQNYRFLICLALFALAACSGAKKEEAADEGVATVLPDEKNEVTVLPLKRQIFNHELVSNGKIVAGGMADLRFESSGIVAQIYVKNGDRVHKGQKLAELDKFRLKNKTAQSKDALEKAKLELQDVLIGQGYAADDTANVPDDIMQLARVKSGYDQTLSQYELAKYEEEHATLVAPFDGVVANLFSKPYNAPSSSDAFCTIIGSQGMEADFTVLESELPLIKGGDKVVVTPYADPSAKYEGRISEINPLVDDKGMVKVKAVVNGQGKLFNGMNIRVNVHRSLGEQLVVPKSSVVLRSGKQVIFTLKDNKAKWNYVQTVLENSDEYTIVEDEVQEGDVVIVTGNVNLAHEAPVKVIENKK from the coding sequence ATGATAAAGACACAGAACTACCGGTTTTTGATCTGTCTGGCACTATTTGCGTTGGCAGCATGTTCCGGTGCGAAAAAAGAAGAGGCCGCCGATGAAGGAGTAGCTACCGTATTGCCGGATGAGAAGAATGAAGTGACCGTGTTGCCTTTGAAGCGGCAGATATTCAATCACGAGTTGGTGAGTAATGGCAAGATAGTGGCCGGAGGAATGGCAGATTTGCGTTTTGAAAGTTCGGGTATCGTAGCGCAGATTTATGTGAAGAACGGTGACCGGGTGCACAAAGGACAAAAGCTGGCAGAGCTGGATAAATTCCGTTTAAAGAATAAGACCGCACAGTCCAAGGATGCTTTGGAGAAAGCTAAGTTGGAATTGCAGGATGTATTGATAGGGCAGGGGTATGCAGCGGATGATACTGCCAATGTGCCCGATGATATCATGCAACTGGCACGGGTAAAAAGCGGCTATGATCAGACCCTTTCTCAATATGAACTGGCTAAATACGAAGAAGAACATGCCACTCTGGTTGCTCCTTTTGACGGAGTGGTGGCTAATCTCTTTTCCAAACCCTATAATGCTCCCAGCAGTTCAGACGCTTTCTGTACAATTATCGGTTCACAGGGCATGGAAGCTGACTTTACTGTATTGGAGAGTGAACTCCCTCTTATCAAAGGTGGCGACAAAGTGGTTGTTACCCCTTATGCGGATCCTTCTGCCAAATACGAAGGACGTATCTCCGAAATCAATCCGCTGGTGGACGATAAAGGCATGGTGAAAGTGAAAGCCGTTGTCAACGGACAGGGCAAGCTCTTTAATGGCATGAACATACGGGTTAATGTACATCGTTCGCTAGGTGAACAGCTGGTTGTTCCGAAGAGTTCCGTGGTATTGCGTTCCGGTAAGCAGGTGATTTTTACACTGAAAGATAATAAAGCGAAATGGAACTACGTGCAGACCGTACTGGAAAATTCCGATGAATACACCATTGTGGAAGATGAAGTACAAGAAGGAGATGTGGTGATTGTGACAGGTAATGTGAACCTGGCTCATGAGGCACCGGTGAAAGTTATTGAAAATAAAAAATAA
- a CDS encoding DUF4934 domain-containing protein — translation MKKEWLYAVGLVCLVSACTGTPQSSADGELCSIDVAGAMEKPAELKLSELGSDVRYVPLETTDSCLVGGSPNILLLDKEIVVFSRQTCFVFDKESGKFLSKVGHLGDDPEAYSTAVPTYNDVNGLLYFMRRPGKLQKYDLRGNYRGSVTIPTPPESPSDFCFTDSVIIGRYGNIVGDNGRALLLFNEAGEQIDTVPSLLPVLPNRGVDDINSISVKRQGNAGIILTTFKSGDASASVAGIPFLWKSDNKIRYKENFNDTIYTVEGNELTPYIAFSTGKWHWGAEARTESKDNEKRLLVGCIFETDHTVFFQCIRGLYTDEPETFNGIYDRKANTTQMYAEKEGIKDDLTGFMAFRPKAYSAQGEYGMIIDAGEVMTWLEENPEAAENEKLSALKELTDDSNPVVIITVPK, via the coding sequence ATGAAAAAAGAATGGTTGTATGCAGTAGGTCTGGTTTGCCTGGTGTCGGCTTGTACCGGTACTCCGCAATCGTCGGCTGACGGTGAACTGTGTTCTATTGATGTGGCGGGAGCTATGGAAAAGCCTGCCGAATTGAAACTTTCGGAATTAGGAAGCGATGTACGCTATGTTCCATTGGAAACAACCGATTCGTGTCTGGTAGGTGGAAGCCCGAATATTCTGTTGCTGGATAAAGAGATTGTTGTTTTTTCACGTCAAACTTGTTTTGTCTTTGATAAAGAGAGCGGTAAGTTTTTAAGCAAAGTAGGACATTTGGGCGATGATCCGGAAGCTTATTCAACTGCGGTGCCTACTTATAACGATGTAAACGGTCTGCTTTATTTTATGCGCCGGCCCGGCAAATTACAGAAATATGATCTGCGAGGTAATTATCGTGGCAGTGTAACGATACCTACTCCGCCCGAATCACCAAGTGATTTCTGCTTCACAGACTCCGTGATAATAGGCCGTTACGGTAATATTGTAGGTGATAACGGGCGTGCTTTGTTGTTATTTAATGAAGCGGGAGAACAGATAGATACGGTGCCCAGCCTACTTCCGGTTTTGCCTAATAGAGGAGTAGATGACATAAACAGTATCAGCGTCAAAAGGCAGGGAAATGCAGGTATTATTCTGACTACATTCAAAAGTGGAGATGCCTCGGCAAGTGTAGCGGGTATTCCTTTCCTGTGGAAAAGTGATAATAAGATACGTTATAAAGAGAATTTCAATGATACCATTTATACAGTGGAAGGGAATGAATTGACACCTTATATTGCGTTCTCCACCGGTAAATGGCATTGGGGCGCCGAGGCACGTACCGAATCCAAAGATAACGAAAAACGCTTGTTGGTGGGATGTATCTTTGAGACGGATCATACTGTTTTCTTTCAGTGTATCCGGGGACTGTATACAGATGAACCGGAAACGTTTAACGGAATCTACGACCGGAAGGCAAATACTACCCAGATGTATGCAGAAAAGGAAGGTATAAAAGATGACTTGACCGGCTTTATGGCTTTCCGTCCCAAGGCATACAGCGCACAGGGAGAATATGGAATGATTATTGATGCCGGAGAAGTGATGACTTGGTTGGAAGAAAATCCTGAAGCGGCAGAAAATGAAAAACTTTCGGCACTGAAAGAATTGACGGATGATTCTAATCCGGTAGTGATTATTACAGTCCCTAAATAA
- a CDS encoding efflux RND transporter permease subunit, protein MVKFLIQRPIAVLMAFTACFIVGMVTYFTLPVSLLPDIAIPEITVQISAQNTSARELENTVVKPLRQQLIQVARLKDMDSEAHDGAGLIRLNFDFGTNTDLAFIEVNEKIDAAMNYLPKDTDRPKVVKASATDIPVFYLSLTLKNDSAYGQTDERAFLDLCEFAESVIKRRIEQLTEVAMVDITGLVERQLQIVPDENKLAVLGLSIQDVESALAQNNVEPGSMTVRDGYYEYNIKFSTLLRTEEDVKNILINKNGRIIRLEEFCRIGIVPVREKGVSMSNGKRAVTLAIIKQADENMDDMKQAIGGTMNYFQSVYPDIEFSVSRNQTELLDYTISNLQQNLSLGFLFICIVAVLFLGDVKSPFIIGLSMVVSIVICFLFFYLFKMSLNIISLSGLILALGMMIDSSIIVTENISQYRERGYSLKRACIAGTSEVVTPMLSSSLTTIAVFVPLIFMSGIAGAIFYDQAFSVTVGLMVSYFTGIMLLPVLYMLVYRTGLRKSWFSRIRINNPIKDHTLDRFYDAGIDFIFAHKTASVLFCIVSVPLCVFMFYFIGKERMPEIDQNELIARVEWNENIHVDENRRRVDNLFELFKTETIEQTAAVGQQDYLLNREQALSSSEAELYFKTKNPSEIAPLQEKVYRALKAEYPLAVISFSPPETVFEKLFVTGEADVVAELYSRNKEKVPTADELRSLETEFATRTGYAPTGIAFENQLNIRINKEKLLLYNVSYDELYRILKTAFKENSIATLHSYQQYLPISIVGEEQTVNSILQETLVPTRADQYGVEYLPLRELVSVAPAEDLKAITAGRNGEYVPFRFYEVKEAEPLMEQVKEVVDATGDWDTAFSGSFFSNRKMLDELVVILFISILLMYFILAAQFESFVQPLVVLLEIPIDVAFALVLLWICGHTLNLMSAIGLIVTCGIIINDSILKLDAINELRKTGMPLLEAIHEAGRRRLRPIIMTSLTTIFAMVPLLFSFDMGSELQKPLSIAMIGAMFIGTLVSLFIIPLIYWFIYKERKKYEI, encoded by the coding sequence GTGGTTAAGTTCTTGATACAGCGGCCCATTGCCGTATTGATGGCGTTTACCGCATGTTTTATTGTCGGTATGGTGACGTATTTCACGTTGCCGGTATCTTTGCTGCCGGATATTGCCATCCCGGAGATTACAGTACAAATCTCGGCACAGAATACTTCTGCGCGTGAGTTGGAGAATACTGTGGTGAAACCGTTGCGCCAACAGCTTATCCAGGTGGCTCGTCTGAAAGATATGGATAGCGAAGCTCATGATGGTGCAGGCCTTATCCGACTGAATTTCGACTTCGGCACCAATACGGATCTTGCTTTTATCGAGGTGAATGAGAAGATTGACGCCGCCATGAACTACCTGCCTAAGGATACGGACCGTCCTAAAGTGGTAAAAGCAAGTGCTACCGATATTCCGGTATTCTATCTCAGCCTCACCCTGAAGAATGACAGTGCTTACGGACAAACGGACGAACGTGCTTTTCTCGACCTGTGTGAATTTGCCGAAAGCGTCATCAAACGGCGTATCGAGCAGCTGACAGAGGTAGCTATGGTGGATATCACAGGATTGGTGGAGCGTCAGTTGCAGATTGTTCCCGATGAAAATAAGCTTGCCGTACTGGGACTTTCCATACAGGATGTAGAATCAGCTCTTGCCCAAAACAACGTGGAACCGGGCAGCATGACCGTACGCGATGGATATTATGAATATAATATCAAGTTCTCCACTCTGTTGCGTACGGAGGAAGATGTGAAGAATATTCTTATTAACAAAAACGGACGTATCATCCGTCTGGAAGAGTTTTGCCGGATAGGTATTGTTCCCGTCAGGGAAAAAGGTGTATCCATGAGCAATGGTAAACGGGCGGTGACATTGGCCATTATCAAGCAGGCGGACGAGAATATGGATGACATGAAGCAGGCCATTGGCGGCACCATGAATTATTTTCAGAGTGTATATCCTGACATTGAATTCAGCGTTAGCCGAAACCAGACAGAGCTTTTGGATTATACTATCTCCAATTTGCAACAAAACCTTTCGTTGGGCTTTCTATTTATCTGTATCGTAGCCGTACTCTTTCTGGGGGATGTCAAATCTCCTTTCATCATCGGACTGAGTATGGTAGTTTCCATTGTGATCTGTTTTCTCTTTTTCTATCTGTTCAAGATGTCACTGAACATCATATCCCTGTCCGGATTGATCCTTGCACTGGGTATGATGATCGACAGTTCCATCATCGTAACTGAAAATATTTCTCAATATCGGGAAAGAGGATACTCGCTGAAACGTGCCTGTATTGCGGGTACCAGTGAGGTGGTCACTCCGATGCTCAGCTCTTCATTGACTACCATTGCGGTGTTTGTACCACTGATCTTTATGAGTGGTATTGCCGGAGCCATTTTCTACGATCAGGCTTTCTCGGTAACCGTTGGATTGATGGTTTCTTACTTCACGGGCATCATGTTGCTGCCGGTGCTCTATATGCTGGTTTACCGGACGGGGCTGCGCAAATCATGGTTCTCGCGTATCCGGATCAATAATCCTATAAAGGATCATACACTCGATCGTTTCTATGATGCCGGGATTGATTTTATATTTGCTCATAAAACGGCAAGCGTATTGTTCTGCATAGTTTCCGTGCCATTGTGTGTATTCATGTTCTATTTCATAGGAAAAGAGCGTATGCCGGAAATAGATCAGAACGAGCTGATAGCCCGTGTGGAATGGAATGAGAATATCCATGTGGACGAGAATCGTCGCAGGGTAGACAATTTATTTGAGTTGTTTAAGACAGAGACTATCGAACAGACTGCCGCCGTCGGACAACAAGACTATCTCCTGAATCGGGAGCAGGCTCTTTCTTCTTCGGAAGCAGAACTTTATTTCAAGACAAAGAATCCTTCTGAGATAGCTCCTTTGCAGGAAAAGGTTTACCGTGCCCTCAAAGCGGAGTATCCATTGGCCGTGATTTCTTTTTCACCGCCCGAGACGGTATTTGAGAAACTGTTTGTGACGGGAGAAGCCGATGTGGTGGCCGAACTTTATTCCCGCAATAAAGAAAAGGTGCCGACGGCGGATGAATTACGTAGTCTGGAAACAGAATTTGCTACCCGCACAGGATATGCTCCCACGGGTATTGCCTTTGAAAATCAGCTGAATATCCGTATCAATAAAGAAAAACTGCTACTTTATAATGTTTCGTATGACGAGTTGTATCGCATACTGAAAACTGCTTTTAAAGAAAACAGCATAGCCACTCTTCATTCTTACCAGCAATATCTGCCTATCAGCATTGTGGGAGAGGAACAAACTGTTAACAGCATCTTACAGGAAACACTCGTTCCGACACGGGCGGATCAATATGGTGTTGAATATCTGCCTTTGCGTGAGCTGGTATCAGTGGCACCGGCGGAAGATCTGAAAGCGATTACCGCAGGGCGTAACGGAGAATATGTTCCGTTCCGTTTTTATGAAGTAAAAGAGGCGGAACCGCTTATGGAGCAAGTGAAGGAAGTGGTGGATGCTACCGGCGATTGGGATACCGCTTTTTCAGGAAGTTTCTTTTCTAACCGGAAGATGCTGGATGAACTGGTGGTTATTCTGTTTATTTCCATTCTGTTGATGTACTTCATTCTGGCGGCACAGTTCGAGAGTTTTGTGCAACCGCTTGTTGTGTTGCTGGAGATACCGATAGACGTAGCTTTTGCCCTTGTATTGTTATGGATATGCGGGCATACGCTAAACCTGATGTCTGCCATCGGTCTGATCGTTACGTGTGGTATCATTATCAATGACTCCATCTTGAAACTGGATGCGATTAATGAATTGCGTAAGACGGGGATGCCGCTTCTGGAAGCTATTCATGAGGCGGGAAGGCGCAGGTTGCGTCCTATCATTATGACCTCGCTGACCACCATCTTTGCCATGGTGCCGTTGCTGTTCTCTTTCGATATGGGTTCGGAATTGCAGAAACCGCTTTCCATTGCCATGATTGGGGCGATGTTTATCGGTACGCTGGTCAGTCTGTTCATCATCCCTTTGATATATTGGTTTATTTATAAAGAAAGAAAGAAATATGAAATATGA